One stretch of Ostrinia nubilalis chromosome 11, ilOstNubi1.1, whole genome shotgun sequence DNA includes these proteins:
- the LOC135075962 gene encoding uncharacterized protein LOC135075962, with the protein MQNSGTIPDFPAIKQSYPARTSCRCVRARCLSPVSEHVTLKPVTFVTKLSNNNTPSRPRSSRSASPRSHELSLCARPLSLPVSFVIKLSNNNTPSRPRSSRSASPRSHELSLCTRPLSLPVSFVTKLSNNNTPSRPRSSRSASPRSHELSLCTRPLSLPVSFVIKLSNNNTPSRPRSSRSASPRSHELSLCTRPLSLPVSFVIKLSNNNTPSRPRSSRSASPRSHELSLCTRPLSLPVSFVIKLRNNNTPSRPRSSRSASPRSHELSLCARPLSLPVSFVIKLSNNNTPSRPRSSRSASPRSHELSLCTRPLSLPVSFVIKLSNNNTPSRPRSSRSASPRSDELSLCTRPLSLPGE; encoded by the exons ATGCAAAATTCCGGGACAATCCCAGATTTCCCGGCCATCAAGCAATCCTACCCCGCTCGCACGAGCTGTCGCTGTGTACGCGCCCGCTGTCTCAGCCCGGTGAGTGAGCACGTCACACTGAAGCCCG TTACTTTTGTCACAAAACTGAGCAACAACAACACGCCGTCCCGCCCGCGCTCCTCGCGCTCCGCCTCCCCCCGCTCGCACGAGCTGTCGCTGTGTGCGCGCCCGCTGTCGCTGCCCG TTAGTTTTGTCATAAAACTGAGCAACAACAACACGCCGTCCCGCCCGCGCTCCTCGCGCTCCGCCTCCCCCCGCTCGCACGAGCTGTCGCTGTGCACGCGCCCGCTGTCGCTGCCCG TTAGTTTTGTCACAAAACTGAGCAACAACAACACGCCGTCCCGCCCGCGCTCCTCGCGCTCCGCCTCCCCCCGCTCGCACGAGCTGTCGCTGTGCACGCGCCCGCTGTCGCTGCCCG TTAGTTTTGTCATAAAACTGAGCAACAACAACACGCCGTCCCGCCCGCGCTCCTCGCGCTCCGCCTCCCCCCGCTCGCACGAGCTGTCGCTGTGCACGCGCCCGCTGTCGCTGCCCG TTAGTTTTGTCATAAAACTGAGCAACAACAACACGCCGTCCCGCCCGCGCTCCTCGCGCTCCGCCTCCCCCCGCTCGCACGAGCTGTCGCTGTGCACGCGCCCGCTGTCGCTGCCCG TTAGTTTTGTCATAAAACTGCGCAACAACAACACGCCGTCCCGCCCGCGCTCCTCGCGCTCCGCCTCCCCCCGCTCGCACGAGCTGTCGCTGTGCGCGCGCCCGCTGTCGCTGCCCG TTAGTTTTGTCATAAAACTGAGCAACAACAACACGCCGTCCCGCCCGCGCTCCTCGCGCTCCGCCTCCCCCCGCTCGCACGAGCTGTCGCTGTGCACGCGCCCGCTGTCGCTGCCCG TTAGTTTTGTCATAAAACTGAGCAACAACAACACGCCGTCCCGCCCGCGCTCCTCGCGCTCCGCCTCCCCCCGCTCGGACGAGCTGTCGCTGTGCACGCGCCCGCTGTCGCTGCCCGGTGAGTGA